Genomic segment of Chionomys nivalis chromosome 17, mChiNiv1.1, whole genome shotgun sequence:
CACTGGAGGAGGTATGGGCTCCCTTGGGAGTGTGTGGGGGATAGAGAGGGGATGAGCATCCATGCCTACTGAACACAGTGattgccacccacagtgggatcAGAGCTGGGGGGAGCAGGTATCTGCCATCAAGGTATCAGGTAAACAATCTCATCTCTACCCAAGGGCCATCAACCCTGGCTTAGCTGGACCAGACTCAAGCAGCCTTTCCTGGAGGGCTGGGAACGGTATGTGCTGGGTCTGGGAGGGGTGTATATAGTGCTGGGAACAGCGTGCACCTCCCACTATTGATGCTGTCAAGGGAAGTCAGAGTGGTCACACCACCACACCCCTCCCCACATTTCCTAAACGTAGCTGTCATTCTTCTGAAATTCTCACCAACCCAGGCCTGGATGTGTGTGGCCCCAAAAGAGGAGGAACTAGGCTCACAGGGAGACTGTTTGACAGATCCGAGGCCCATGGGAAGAGGGCGTAGTTGCAAGCCTACTTCTCCTTACAGGGTCCTGGAAGGCCCGGGTCCTCACTAGGTCAGAGGGCCCCTGGAGGAAGCAGCTGGCGCCTGGTGGTAAGCACATGGCCTGCAGAGGGTGGGGTCAGAAGGAAGACCAAGCGACTTGGGGAAAGACTATGCCCGTGAGGTTTAGAAACGGGGGCAGGATAGAGGTATAGGTCAACAGGAGGCTGGGCCAGTTTGCAAATGCTGGGAAGGGAGATAGTTCAAGAGAAGGCAACGAGGCACAGCACACTCATGACTGAGTCAACAGAGAGGAGTCTTCCAGTCCAGAAGAGACCACCTGTGTCATGCACTGTCCTTTACTTTTGTGAGTCCTGGCCCCTAATGGTCATCTCACCTGAGGATAAAATTGAGATCagacaattttgttttgttttgttttttttttttttgatttttgagacagggtttctctgtggttttggagcctgtcctggaactagctcttgtagaccaggctgatctcgaactcacagagatccgcctgtctctgcctcccaagtgctggaattaaaggcgtgcgccaccaccgcccggcgagatcaGACAATTTTATGGGACTGGGAGCTGGGACTCAAATGTTTGCTCTGAATGACTCCCGAAGATTGGCCATTTCTCCCACGCCCTGTGGATGATCCAGGAACCTGAGACTTATATAAGTTCAGGAGCTGGCCCAAGCCACAAGACAGGCAAACTTCCCAGAGCTTGAAATAGACTCAGACTCCTGTCCAGGACCCATTGTCTCCCTACCTACCTCAGGTGAGGGAGGGAGCATGACTCCAGTACCCAGCTCTCCTATCCGCAAACTCCCCTGGAGCTTGGGGATCTGCTGCACCCCAGGGAGAGACCTGAAGCCACCAAAGGCTCACACAGAGTATGCttgaggagacagaagctggagctaatggctTTGCCAGGCAGAAGCCAGGCCAGGTAAACTGTAGCCAGTCCCAGAAGGCTCTCTGCTACCTAGGTGCAGAGGCCCAGTGACAACACCTACCTTCTGTGGCCTCATCAGTGGCTGCGGTATCCCTGGGGGGTTAGAGGCTGCAATGTCAGAGGACAGACATCCAGCAAAGTGATATGGAGCAGTACGGAGGCTTCAGGGGAGGTAACTCATGAAGAGACTGAAGGGGAAGGGAGTTACTAAGGGAACAGCCTGTCTAAGGAAGAGGCAGTCAGAGCAGCGGATCAAGGACAGGAAGTGAGAGGAGGAGTGGTTGCCAGAGCTGCAGCTAGACAGACCACGCTGTCATCTGGATACTCTCCGTGGGACTCCACTGGTGGAAGGTGCCTGGCCTGAGACCCTCAGATAGAGTCCTAAGCTCTTGTAGCCATGCAACCAGGGTCCCCCAAGGTTTGTGACAGGTGCTTGTCACATCAAACTCACAGCAAGCCTGACAACGCTGAAGCCTGGAGGCCCAGGAGCCAGGACAGGACCAGGTGGTTCCTGAGGCCAGCTCTCACATTTTGCAGTCCCCACCAGGCAATAGGAGCGCTCAGGTGGCACAGGAGACCCAAGGCCAATATAATaacttccccttcctttctatcCCCGGAGGTCCTTGAGGGAAGTGACGCTCCTGGCCTGGTGCCGTCTGCAGCTGACGACCAATGTGAGACCCATTGTTTGAGGTCAGAGCTGGTGGGGGCCATGGGAAGCCCCCAGTAATGCCCTATGTCCCACTTAATGCAGACCCAGAACCCTGAGTGAGGATAGTGCCAGTGGACAGAACGGCCCGCGCCAGAATGGAGGCACTCAGGGTTATCCTCCTGGTCTTGCTGATAAGTGGACAGTCAGGTGCGGATCACCTCAAGAAGGGGTGGCCCAGGCCTGACCCATGAGTGCCTCCAGGAACCCCTTATCCTAGGGACAAGAAATAGGCTTGGGGAGGAAGATGGAAAGCCTGGGTTCCTTTCTCCTGCCAGCCGCAGGCTTGGCTGCTTCAGCACTagaggggtggggttggggagaaTTCTACCTCCTTGTCTAAAATGGAAGGGGCACAGAAAAGATGGCATGTTAGGGTCGGGACTTAGTGCTCAACCCCGAgtgtgtcctctgcatctggacaGCCAAGGCTCACAGCTGTCCCTGCACCAGCAGGGAGCAGGTGGACACAAGAAGAAGATGACGACACGGACTTGGGGTCAGAGAGCTACGGCTATGATGACGACTacgaagaggaggaagaagaggagaccaACGAGATCCCAGAAAGCAGGGACAGAGGTACCTGACCCGGCTGAGtgcccagcttcctgctctgcaCAGAGTATATTCCTCCAACACTTACCTCCTGTCCTGAGGGCAAAGCAGAGCAAGAGACTGGCAACCAAGCCGGGAACCCAGTGTGCCCACACACTGGCTCTCTCCTCAGGTGGGCGGGCGGCAGTTTTCTCCACCCTGAGCTGACACTCAAGTCTGCCCGGTCTCAGTCAgcaccctcctcccctccctgcctgcttCCTCAGCCCTGGGCTTTACCTCATCGGACCCCCACGTTCTGTCCTTCTTCTTCAGAGCTCGAGGCACAGGCTCCTTCGAGAGGGCTAATAGGTGACTGGTGGTGAGGGCAGGTACTTGGGGATGGCCCTGGGGTTCCACTCTCAACCCGAGCTGCCGTGTTGTCCACAGAATCCCTACAGTGCTACATGTGCCAGTTGCTACATAGTGGAGAGAGCTGCAACCAGACACAGAGCTGCGACCACAGCCACAACTTCTGCACCACGTTAGTCTCCCATGGCAACACTGGTGAGCATTTAGAGAGGCACACCCAGGGCGGGGGGTCAGAGAAGAAGCCCACCCTGACACCCATGCCCTGCCCTTACCACCTATTCTCTACACCCCCTAGACAACAGTCTCCTGACCACCTATTCCATGTGGTGTACCGATAGCTGCATACCCTTCACCAAGACGGTGTCAGGCACCCAGATGATCAAGACCTGTTGCCAGTCCAAACTGTGCAATATTCCACCCTGGCAGAGCCCCCAAGTCCAGGACTCTCTGGGTGGTTGGGCAGGCAGTCCTGTGGACAGTGGAATCAGAGATACTCAAGGTGGCATTGCACGTCCCCCCATGGATCGTGGAACCAGGGGTCCTCAAGGTGGCAGGGATGACCCTCCCCCGGTTGTCAAGGTTGTCCCTCCTCAGAGTGGTGGGGCTAGCTTGCCCAAGGGTAACAGGGATGGCCAGCCCCAGGACAGTGGGGCAGGATGCCCTCCAGGCTGGCCCAAATTTGGCAATACAGTCCTCCTGCTCAGCCTTCTCACTAGTCTATGGGCATGAGGGGCCTGAAGACTTACCCTTCTCCTACCAGGATatcctggcccctcccccacaaccAGCTTTAGAGAATAAACTTCAATTTCTTTGGCAATCCAGCGAGTTGTAACTGCTCTCAGTTTTATCCTCGGGCCTCCTtaccttcttctctcctctgcccATGGGCAGCAGTGTGGGTAATATGACAGCCGCAGGTCCAGGCATCTGTCACGTATGCTCTGGGGATGCTCAGCCTCCAGGAGCCCCCACCTGCCCAGCTGCACAGAGATAATAACAAGCCTGGAAGGCTCCTTCTCTTCCTGAATTTGCCAGCCTGGAATTCTTCCCCAGAGCTACCACCTACATAAATAAACCCAGGCCTTTCATAGGCATGAGGCACAGGGTGAGTCTCCAGCGACCTGAACGGAGGGGGTCTTCGAGGGAGACCGGGAAAGTTGCAGGGCTGAGATAGAGTGACTAGAGccaaggaagggaggaggcaggaagcggGGAGGAAGGCCTGGCTGCTGAATAGGGGATTTCCCAACTGCAACCTGGCTGAGAACTCCATCCTCTGAAGGATTCCAGGCCCTCTCTTCTAGCCCAGGCCTCCGGGAGCCCAAGATGAGCAGCAGGTCTGGGAACAAAAAATGGGCATCAGAGGCAGAGAAATGGATAGCACATCCATCCCTGCCTGGGTGGACAGGTACCTTTTCTGGCTGGGGAGAGGCTGTTGGTCAGGTGAGTGTCTCCTTGATAGGGAACCTGGCTGTTGGCTGGTGGACAATCCTTGACTGAGTATGGCCGCTATCAGCTGAGCAGTTAGCTTCCTTGACAGTACCAAGCTATTCTTCCACCAGCAGTTGGTGCCCGGGCAGATGCCTGGGATAAGAGAGAGAAGGCTAAGCCTGGGCCACTGCTGGCTTGGGCCTCAGTCTTCCCACTTGGGCAGCAAAGAGTGAGGCTTAAGGGACTCCTAGGTCCCTGTAGTTTGATGTTGCAGGAACTAGAAGTCTAGAGTCCTTTCTTAAGGGCCAAGTTTATTCATTGGTATGCAGTAAGAAACCTCTACTGGCCttcagtggtgacacacgcctttgatctcagaactagggagacagaggcaggtagatctctgtgagtttgaggccaacctggtctccagagcaaactccaagacaggctccaaagctatacagagaaaccccattaaaaaaaaaaaaggaaagaaaataaaaagaaaggaaagaaaagaaatatatagagagagagacagggagggagggagggagagggagggaaggggagagggagggagggagagatggagggaaggagatagggaaggaaggaaagagggagggagagatggagggaaggagagaaggagagagggagaaagggagaaagggagaaaggaagggaagaagaaagaaagaaagaaagaaagaaagaaagaaagaaagaaagaaagaaagaaagaagagaaacctcCACTATCCACCATCTCTCCATTTCCTTATTGGTAAGACATCAGAGCCTAGCTGGCTGTCCAAGGACAGAGATCTTGGGTGGAAGCagcacctctttctctctccccttcctccttcctgccgACTCAGCAGTCATTTCTACCATGAGGAAGCACCATGAGGAAGGGCAGGGCAACATGGAAGACAGTTCTGGAACAATAAACAGAAGTCATTACACTGACTTTGCACCTCAAGGCATGGCACCTACCTCAAGATACCCTTTTCTAGGAGGGAAGTAAACTCCCTTGTTGAAGCTCGCTGTCTTGGTTTGCCCTTGCTGCCATTTTCACACACATTCCTACACTTAGGCTTCATTATCCACACAGGCACAGCCTTGACTGCTTCACAGCTGAGGAGTCAGGCTGCCCGAGTTCAAATCTTCAACCCACCCTACCAGCTCTACAacctctgggacccacatgcGACTCATCTCCTCTGTGAAGTGGGACTGCAGTGTAGACTTGCTGAGGTACCCCAAACCTGACTATCCATAGCACACTTAGGACTCAGGCCCCATCAGCTCCATCAGACCAACCAGggcatggtgtaggaggtccttccgTCTTTGTGTtgctgtcattggttaataaagaaactgctttgggcctgttgatagggcagaacttaggtaggcagggaaaactaagtggcatgctgggagaaaggaggcagagtcagggggagaCCCTATGGAGCAGCCGCCAGCATCAGtcatgctggaactttagctggtaagcctctgccaagtggtgatacacagattaatagaaatgggctaaattaagatgtaaaagtcagccaataagaagttagagctaatgggccaagcagtgttttaattaatacagttttctgtgtagttatttctgaGCTAAGCTAaccgggcagccaggacaaacaagcgggcccttCCTGTTACAAGGGCATGTGTTTATTGCAAATGTTTTAACACTGCCAGCTCCCGTCTCTCCACACCAAAACAACCCTCATTAACCACTCCCAATTTAGAAACACTGGAAAAACTTCAGTCTGAAGTCACTGCTGTAGGGCCTCCCCTGCCTTGGGCTCCAGCCTCACTATCATCTTCCAGGGTCCCCTGGGTTCTCTCCCTCCTGAGGAAGCAGGAAACACAGCTGAGTTCAAGCTGGGGACTATGCAGGTTGTACTGAGCACATCTAGTGGCTTCTGAAAGGAGCAAGGAACAACTTGGAACAGAGGAGAAGCCTTTCTTCCCGTGCTCATCCCTACCTATCACAGCCCTCCTGCtgcaacccacacacacacacacacacacacacacacacacagcattgtcATGAGCCACTGGAGAGCTAAGGCAGAGGGGTGTGCTGGTGAAGATGGGTGTGCTCAGGACCTTCCTGACAAAGAAGACTAGACACTCGGACTAGAGAATCTGGCTCAAGGTCACATGGTGGTGGCTGCAGAACCAAGACCCATTCCCAGGAATTTTTGCCATCTGAAGGATGTCACAAGCTGTCAAGTGAGGTGAAGTCAACAAAAGGCTGCTTGCTGCCCCAGAGGCTAAAGAGGCCAAACTATGCTGAAACCTGCTGACTTCCCACAGAAACCATGTGGGTCAGAGGTGTCAGTCAAAGCCAAGACATCCTAGACCCTGTCCAGAGCCCAGTGCAGGACTTCATCCCAACAAAGAACAACAGGATGTGAAGGAACAGCCATGCCTAATCCTCCGGCCAGATGGGGaagtgaggaggggagaggggctgcTGGGAGATAAGGTTCCCATCTGGGCCAGTTTCCTAAGGCTGCTACAGAAGGTCACAGACTCAGTAACTTCCCCACAAATCCAAGCTTATGCTGCAGAACTGGAGGAGGGTGTGGCCTAGACTAGCAGTACTTCTGCTAGTACTCCTGCATGCTGGTCTCCAAAGCATGGCTTGGATCCTAAATGTCCTCCAGAGGCTGGTGTTGAAGGCTTGGGCATGAACACATGGCACTATGGGAAGGGGTGGAACTTTGAAGGGGAGAGTGTGTGTtataggaggccacttgtttgtttttggctgtcCAGattcaaaataaccactcagaaactgtattatttaaattactgtttggccaatcacttaatcATATTGTTAGCTAGTTCTTATAGTTTTggttaacccatatttattaatctgtgtactgccacgtggctgtggcttacttggTAAAGtcctgtctggcatctgtctccggaccgggctacatggcttctccttaactccgcctactctctctatatatatctcttttagcctgactatattctggtaagccattggccgaaagcagcttctttatttattaacaaataaaagcaacacatatacaaaatgacTGGGGATGGAGTgggcttttaaaatctcaaagctGGTCCCcggtgatacacttcctccagcaaggccacacctcctaatcctttctaaagagttccaccaactggggaccaagtattcaaacacatgagcctatggggaccattctgcTTTTTAACAATCTCCCCTGCAGCTACCTAGCCTGTCAGCCATGACACCCACACACAGAATAACAACAGGGTCAAAGGGCGtctaatacacatacacagtctcagcctgtgggattcccttctgtattctatgaatatgttttattaccattggttaataaagaagccgcttgagcctatggcagggcaggattccaagcagagatagaggagaaaagaaggcagagtcaggaagatgccatgtagctgccaaaggagatagaTCCCTGAACTTTaacagtaggccacagccttgtagtgatgcatagattactagaaatgagttactttaagatataaaagcaagctagaaatatgcatgaaccattagccaaacagtgttggaattaatatagtttctgtgtgattattcagatctggaaAGTCGGGAAACCAACACACAATCTCCACTTATAGTCACAGGCACAGTAGTAAATAAAGATCCCAAGACTGGAGGGAGGACCTGAGTGCAGACAGACTGAAGATGGTACAAAAGACAGCAACAATAAGCAGGACTCAACCCAGACCCACGTAGGGATGGCTCCTCCCACTTGGGAATGGCTCTATACCTACTCTGAGGGGTGGGACCAAGGTTGCCCTGGTAAATGAACAGGCATCCTGGAGTTAAAAGGTTTCTTCCTTACTAtattcagcttttatttttaaattatttttattgattatttgggaatctcacatcacgCACCCCAGTcatgctcacctcccagtcttcccatccctccttccctcatgACCCCCCTTCCTGCCACCAAAAGAAAGGACAAGTCCATTTTGTGTTATCCATatattcactggagcatggtcaaattcCTAGTGACCATCCAAGGGAGGATGAGTCTTCTCTGCCTTCATCTAagccagaagccatcagttgAGTAAAACCATGCAGAGGTCAGAATGGGGTAGGACTATCTCTCTCCCATGTCCACACTACTACCAGAATTCCAGTGCTGTgggctggtgaggggcaggaccagctctcccagaagaagcaggaccagctctccctcACCCACAAACATCAGCATGGCTTCAGGCATCAGCCCCGACCACTGAACATCCATATGGGCTTCGGTGGCTACactggccacagacatcaactcaGCTCTTGGCTATATCAAAGCAACTGACCCACTTCTGTCCCTCAGCCACTGCACAGACCAGGAGCCTCAACACAACTTCAGGTCCACATACCACTCACATCAGGATGCCACTCCCTGAGGTAGCAGACCCTGAGGACATCACTGAGCATTGGGCAGCAAGCAGCACAGACTACTTATGTCCACATGGATCTCAGGCTTCAATGCAGTGTGGGCAGCAGCATGGACCACtgacaccaacatggcctccTATGGTCCTTGGAGGGGTCCAGTCCGGAAAGTGAGCCTTTCCCCATCTCAAGAGTCTGTTGTTGCTCACAGCCAGGGGGATGTTGCTGCCTTTGGGGGCTGCATCCGCATAAGCTCTAGGCTGTTATATACCATCCCACCAACCCTGCTGGGCAATGACGACATGGCTTCGATCTCAGCCTCTTTCTCATCTGTCGTGGCCATCACGTCTccagttctgcctctctccttaaCACACGCACCGCTCCgtttttctgtctttcccacagCGCCATCACACATTTGTccctgcctcaaactcacagagatcactttGCCTCCTATGcctgctgagtgctaggattaaattaaaaatgtgcaccaccatgccaggctgtgcccagatttttttttttaatctcttatttctgtgggaaatgtaaagaaaatgcaCTATCTTTTCTAGCAAAGGGttattaaataagataaaattccattttaaaaagttatgaagAAACCACTTGGCAGAAATTCTAATCCCCCCCTGGGTCAGCGTTTCTTCAATCAGATATGTACTCAGGTTTGTGTCCCCTTTTCAAAATTTACACTATGCTAATCAGCTGCACTGCTCTAAGTCAGCCAATAGCataagagttcgaggccagcctctgACCACTCAGAGTGAAGCACCAAACCACtttgcacaggaaaaaaaaatcccagagggACCTCTGCTGGGTGTGCTTTTCTGCTGTATTTGACATGAACACACACCCCTCTGCAGAAGTAAAacattcttaattttattattctgtgtgtaggtgtgtcttGTCTGCATATGCATCTATGCAtcacatgagtgcctggtgccccaAGAGGTCAGAAGTTATAGGCGGGGAGTAACAGGAGGTTGAGAGCCATGTGTGGTGCTGGAAATCCAACctagttcctctggaagagcagctcttaatggctgagccatctttccaggccccagGAGTAAAACATTTTGCCTATGTGGTCGTTTTCTTGGGACTCCAGACTCGTTTCTAACAAGTTTCAGATTTCCCAGTGATGTCTTTGCCTGTGTGAGCAAATCAGCAAGTGGTCTTCGAGCTGTCAACAGTCCTTGCCTCTGCTCCTGCGTGCCCCTCAGCCCAAAAGGCCAGGGCTCAGACGCATCTCCAGAGGACTCGGAAATGATCCAGGTATCTCTCTCGGCAAAAATGGAGTCCTCGTTCCCTCAGAGCAATGTCTGCCCAGCCTCAGCCCCTGGGCACCATGCTCAGATCTTTGTAGCGCCAAACCTGGATGCCCCTCCTGCAACCCTCCCacagatctctctctcctctctcccagatTCTAAGCCTCTCTGCCTGGCTGACAGCCACAGCCATAGGGTGATGAGAACTCTACCCCAGGTAAAGGGAACTGATGACAGCTGGCTCCTGAACTGCCTAAGCAGCAGAACATCTGCCAGATGCCATCCCACTCTGAGTCCACCGTGAgctcttcctgggtgctgggctcCTGGGAAGACTCGGAGCCCTCAGCACAGATGCTGCGCTCTGCTGAGCTGAAGTCTCAGCTCACTTGCTCGAGCCCAGAACATCGATTTGCTTGCAGATGCCAGGAACAGAAAACCaactacaattaaaaaaaaaaaaggatgctttCACCAGTTGGTCGCAGTGGCTTTTGTTCATTCTCCCAATTTGGGCAGTTGAtgtgggcaacatagtgagacatCATCCCAaatgaaaaaacaataaataaacaaaatggaagCTTTGCTGTGCTTCCAAACAAGCGTTCTGGGTGTCTGCTAGCTGACACCGTGGCCTAACAACCCCAGAGTGCACTTGTCAGTCTGGGTATGCCTGTGTCCTGATCTCTTCTCATTCAGTTGTATTGGATCAGGGCCAACTCTAATGACCAGGTCTTACCTTAATGGCCTCTGTAAAGACCCTTTCTCCAAACACAGCCACACTATGGGATGGGACAGGTGGGAGTTCAGTGTGACGTTCAAGGATGCCATTCAGAATATGACAGAACTCTCAGTATTTGGTCAGAGGCCTATCTGGTCTGCCAGCAGGAGGGAGACAGAAGTATTGTCAGGTAGGAGAACCGGTTCTGGGAAGTCCTAGTATTGAGGCTGTAAACCACGCTCAGCCATCACACATGTgcccaaacacatgcacacatgcctagCTGGGTGACCATAGAGATGGTTGGTGGTCTGGGAGTCTCAAACCTCAACAGACTGCTCCAGATGCACAACCCCAGGCTGGAAATGGGTACACCCTCGGCCTAAGGGGTCGGGTAGGCTGCTGTGGGCTGCCTTGAGTTGGCTCCGTTCTCATATGACCCTCCCAAGCTCATTCCTGGCACCTAGGCTGAGAGATGCATGCAGTAGAACTCAGTCGGCTGCGGATGTTGCAaccaagaagaagggaaagaaaaaacaaagaaacaagggaCGGCATTAGTTCCCTGGCCAGTGGTACCCAGGAGAAGCAAGCCCAAGGTAGCACAACAGCCTCTGGGTTTGTCTTGAGAAGGTCCTGGAGCCCAAGACCCTTAGTTCCTTATTTGTGTGGGTCCATGGTGACCTGCCACCTGGAGCAAGGTGGAGGATGCCCTTGGCCTAGGCCCAGGCCTAGGTTGGCCCAATATTACAGAATCTCCTTGGGGTTCATTGGCAGATTCAGAGAGTCTCTCCTCCATATAGACCCTGAGGACATCCCCCTAggttgtgtgctgtgtgtttgtaCCCTGTCTTATGACTCTCCGCATAAAAGAAACAACTGTTTGCTCCAAATAGGGAGGGAGCCAACAGACCAAATAAAGGTCCCACCGAGTTTAGCTTGGCAACATTTATAAATGAGTCCGTTGGGTCGCACCAGGGACGTGAGTGACTCACAGGCAGCTGCGCCACTACAAAGCCTAATTTTCTTAACCTCTTCTATACGTTAGCATTTCTAAGATGCCCTGCGGCTTGGGCGGGAGGAATGGCAGCTGGACTCACTCTGGACAGGAATCTGgtgacccccaccccacccccgcagcCTAAGAGGACAGGGTAATAGTCTAGTATTGTAGACTTGCCGCACAGTTCAGCGTCCTTCACTGTCCTACttggctgtgataaacaccacagcCAAAACCAGCCTGGCAAGGGAAGGGTTTTCTCGACTTACATGAAGGGAAATCATGGCATGAACTCAAAACAGGAACCAGGAGCCAGAAGTTTAGGGCAG
This window contains:
- the Gpihbp1 gene encoding glycosylphosphatidylinositol-anchored high density lipoprotein-binding protein 1 — translated: MEALRVILLVLLISGQSAGSRWTQEEDDDTDLGSESYGYDDDYEEEEEEETNEIPESRDRESLQCYMCQLLHSGESCNQTQSCDHSHNFCTTLVSHGNTDNSLLTTYSMWCTDSCIPFTKTVSGTQMIKTCCQSKLCNIPPWQSPQVQDSLGGWAGSPVDSGIRDTQGGIARPPMDRGTRGPQGGRDDPPPVVKVVPPQSGGASLPKGNRDGQPQDSGAGCPPGWPKFGNTVLLLSLLTSLWA